The following are from one region of the Myxocyprinus asiaticus isolate MX2 ecotype Aquarium Trade chromosome 2, UBuf_Myxa_2, whole genome shotgun sequence genome:
- the LOC127413484 gene encoding homeobox protein DBX1-A-like → MMIPSVIAPPAIYSAFMRPAASLHSPVQSAFHAHHSFLVEDLLCINRPTGYFDQDVHSLCASPPTSTTLSIQDNHRQSDRVSHSVTEKHVAYSPKTSLSSKDPNYLKFGVSAILAPSPKKATSPLSLYGMHPKGFSVPYFDGSFYPFVRSSYFPAPSSVVPIPGTFSWPLAARGKPRRGMLRRAVFSDVQRKALEKMFQKQKYISKPDRKKLASKLGLKDSQVKIWFQNRRMKWRNSKERELLSTGGCREQTLPTKTNPNPDLSDVVKKCSEDDEDVEEDACGDSPRTSHFCLSSRRELSNSTDSSISCKHSDFSESEDEITVS, encoded by the exons ATGATGATCCCCAGTGTTATTGCGCCGCCTGCGATATATTCTGCATTCATGCGTCCTGCTGCATCGCTGCATTCGCCTGTGCAGTCAGCTTTCCACGCTCATCACAGCTTTCTGGTGGAGGACCTGCTGTGCATCAACAGACCTACTGGCTACTTTGACCAAGATGTGCACTCGCTATGCGCCTCTCCTCCCACTTCAACCACTCTTTCCATCCAGGATAACCACAGGCAATCGGACAGAGTCAGCCACAGTGTAACAGAGAAACATGTAGCTTACTCCCCCAAAACTTCACTGTCTAGCAAGGATCCAAACTATCTCAAGTTTGGTGTGAGTGCCATTTTGGCACCGTCGCCAAAGAAAG CCACCTCTCCCCTCTCCCTTTACGGCATGCATCCCAAAGGATTCTCCGTGCCTTATTTCGATGGATCGTTCTACCCTTTCGTCCGTTCCTCATACTTTCCTG CCCCTTCATCTGTTGTACCCATCCCTGGAACTTTTTCCTGGCCTCTTGCGGCGAGAGGAAAGCCAAGAAGAGGGATGCTGCGACGGGCAGTGTTTTCTGATGTGCAGCGCAAAGCTTTGGAGAAAATGTTCCAAAAGCAAAAATATATTAGCAAACCAGACAGGAAAAAGCTCGCATCGAAACTCGGACTAAAAGACTCACAG GTCAAAATTTGGTTCCAGAACCGGCGCATGAAATGGAGAAACTCAAAGGAGAGAGAACTGTTGTCCACCGGAGGCTGTCGAGAACAAACCCTGCCAACCAAAACAAATCCTAACCCAGATCTCAGTGACGTGGTTAAAAAGTGCTCCGAGGATGATGAAGATGTAGAAGAAGACGCTTGTGGAGATAGTCCTCGTACATCACACTTTTGCCTCTCATCAAGACGCGAACTGTCAAACAGCACTGACTCCAGCATTTCATGCAAACACTCGGACTTTTCTGAATCAGAAGATGAAATTACGGTTTCATAA